CGTGCAAGCCGTGAGCGTGCGTATGAAATAAGGCCTGCGGGCAGAGGCGCGACGCATCGGGTGGAGGGAGGTATCCTGCGATTTGGAGATGCGATCAAGGTAAGATGAAGCGGTCGAGGTGCGACGCGCGCGCCCCTCTAATCCGAAGGAGCGACAACCGTGCTGAACGAGACGACGGGACCTCGCATTCATCAGATTAAGCAAGGCGTCAGGCTCGCGTCCGGCTTCGGGGACGGACTCAGAAAGAAGTGGAGTGTTTTGCGGGTCTCACCCGCACAGGCAAAGGTGCTCGCCGGCGCGCTCACGCTACTGATCTTTGCGTTGGACTGCTACTTACCGGTTCCGCTCAACGTTGCGAAGCTGTACCTGTTCGTCGTGATCGTGCTCGCCTGGACGCGATCCGTTCGATGGTTATGGGGCGGCGCTGCAATCGTAGCGGTACTGGCTGTCATTATTCTGATCTTTAGACACGGGGTCGCGGGTCCGCAAGATATCGCTGCGATCGATTGGGCGAACCGCTATTTTACGGCTGGCATGCTGCTGGTCATTGCGGGTCTTGTTCATAGCGGAATGGCGATACTGGTCGCGCGCCGGCATGCAGAGGAAGCGCTTCGGCGCGCCGAGGCGGACTTCGCGCACGCCGCGCGCATCTCGATGCTCGGCGAACTCACTGCATCGATTGCCCATGAACTGAAGCAACCGCTAGCGGCCATTAGTATCAATGGCCAGGCTGGGCTGCGCTGGCTCGACAGGCCGGAACCCAATATTGCGGAGGTGCGGGAGACGACTGCGCACGTTCTCGCTGAAGCGCGCCGGGCCGCCGATATCATCGATCATATTCGCGCGATGGCCATCCGGCGCGCGCCCGAGCAGTTGCCCGTATCGCTCGATGAACTTATCGAGGAGTCGCTAACGTTTC
The genomic region above belongs to Paraburkholderia edwinii and contains:
- a CDS encoding sensor histidine kinase, with product MLNETTGPRIHQIKQGVRLASGFGDGLRKKWSVLRVSPAQAKVLAGALTLLIFALDCYLPVPLNVAKLYLFVVIVLAWTRSVRWLWGGAAIVAVLAVIILIFRHGVAGPQDIAAIDWANRYFTAGMLLVIAGLVHSGMAILVARRHAEEALRRAEADFAHAARISMLGELTASIAHELKQPLAAISINGQAGLRWLDRPEPNIAEVRETTAHVLAEARRAADIIDHIRAMAIRRAPEQLPVSLDELIEESLTFLRPELEARGVIVFHEFTPEAPNVLADRVQLQQVIVNLAVNAMQAMEQADSPQRRMTISTSMPNAATVRCAIEDSGPGLMSDHMGHLFERFFTTRENGMGMGLAICRSIIEAHDGWIAADTGSAHGGARFYFTLPAVDTCASLSR